One Helianthus annuus cultivar XRQ/B chromosome 12, HanXRQr2.0-SUNRISE, whole genome shotgun sequence genomic region harbors:
- the LOC110892549 gene encoding ethylene-responsive transcription factor ERN1: MKMMRKRKDAEGEDMENSSNTEANWDQSNNGGGPLVGGPIRRWVAEIKDTIQQIRVWLGTFDTAEEAARAYDEAACLLRGSNTRTNFWPCNPSNKSPALSSKITNLLLQRLKAKNGGSLENIGAFNTSMASSHSLQNHRLQESTHFQDSDFNQIFDIPDASDSFSASSEYCSRNDVLGENYLVGDEPKVEENKEIDLGLTDLLCVDNVVDSSINYSLFEIADEITKENYIEDPSMLSEAMKRMKFERNVSASLYAFNGISECLKMTENRKHEKLSTLGPNHNVDNDLGNVVEEKSENGHSFTSMESFSSSSSKEGDEAYLWSSFDLDSLDVFFRGSN; this comes from the exons ATGAAAATGATGAGGAAAAGGAAGGATGCTGAGGGAGAAGATATGGAAAATAGTAGCAACACTGAAGCCAATTGGGATCAGTCAAACAACGGTGGCGGGCCACTGGTCGGAGGCCCCATAC GAAGATGGGTGGCCGAGATTAAAGACACCATACAACAAATAAGAGTATGGTTAGGGACGTTTGATACCGCTGAGGAGGCTGCTAGAGCTTATGATGAAGCGGCGTGTTTGCTTCGCGGATCAAACACTCGAACCAATTTTTGGCCGTGTAATCCGTCTAACAAATCTCCTGCTCTTTCTTCCAAAATCACTAATCTTCTGCTTCAAAGACTTAAAGCAAAGAATGGTGGCAGTCTTGAAAATATTGGTGCTTTTAACACTTCAATGGCCTCTTCACATTCTTTACAAAATCATAGACTTCAAGAGTCAACCCATTTTCAAGATTCTGACTTTAACCAAATCTTTGACATCCCAGATGCTAGTGATAGTTTTAGTGCAAGTTCTGAATATTGTTCAAGAAATGATGTTTTAGGTGAGAATTATTTAGTTGGAGATGAGCCTAAAGTGGAGGAAAACAAAGAGATTGACTTGGGTTTGACCGATTTATTATGTGTTGACAATGTTGTTGACTCATCCATCAACTATTCTCTATTTGAGATTGCAGATGAGATAACCAAAGAAAACTACATTGAGGACCCATCCATGCTTAGTGAAGCCATGAAGAGAATGAAGTTCGAAAGGAATGTTTCGGCTTCTCTTTACGCATTTAACGGGATATCTGAATGTTTGAAGATGACGGAGAACCGAAAGCATGAAAAGTTATCAACGCTTGGTCCGAATCATAACGTAGATAATGATTTAGGTAACGTAGTAGAAGAGAAATCCGAGAATGGGCATAGTTTCACTAGTATGGAATCATTTTCGTCTTCGAGTAGCAAGGAAGGTGATGAAGCTTATCTTTGGAGTTCTTTTGATCTTGATTCACTAGATGTGTTCTTTAGAGGATCAAACTAA
- the LOC110892548 gene encoding uncharacterized protein LOC110892548, translating into MEAILITIVIYFYVEWSLAFVVVVVESRWGFVALIRSSYLVKGMRSVSLLVMLYFGVCGVLLVGMCSENFYRSWAFGPLVFITMLGSVFLMIFMLRITAANTVLYNYCKALHGELALEVAEGFVQEYMNLPVDVGW; encoded by the coding sequence ATGGAAGCGATTCTAATCACGATTGTTATATATTTCTACGTGGAATGGTCGTTGGCTTTTGTGGTGGTTGTGGTCGAATCGAGATGGGGATTTGTGGCTTTGATAAGGAGCTCGTATTTGGTTAAGGGGATGCGATCAGTTTCGTTGTTGGTGATGTTGTATTTTGGTGTTTGTGGTGTGCTCTTAGTGGGGATGTGTTCTGAAAATTTCTATAGAAGTTGGGCGTTCGGTCCGCTAGTATTTATTACGATGCTTGGTTCGGTCTTTCTAATGATATTTATGCTTCGGATTACTGCTGCGAACACTGTGTTGTATAATTACTGCAAGGCTTTGCATGGTGAATTGGCACTTGAGGTTGCTGAGGGGTTTGTTCAAGAATACATGAATTTGCCTGTCGATGTTGGATGGTGA